The genomic stretch CTCTGGCGGGTGTACGAGCTCCTTTCCGGCGCCTTTCACCTCCTCTGCACCCGGGAGGGGTGGGAGCGGGTGCGCGCAGGGCGTGCCCTTCCTGAGGATGTCCTACGGGCGGCGGAGGAGCATTTTGCACGCATTTGCGGCGGAGGGGAGGTCCCACCGAAACCTCGAGATGTGCGCATCCTGTGGTGGGGCGATTCGGAATACCCTCGGGGACTTCGGGAGATCTCCGACCCTCCCTTCCTTCTCTACGCCCGCGGCGACCTCGACGCGCTCGCGCTTCCCCCGGTAGCTGTGGTAGGGACCCGGAGGCCTACGGCTTACGGCCTCCTCGTCGCCGAACGGTTCGCCGCGGGTTTTGTCGCCGAGGGGGCCGCGGTCGTAAGCGGCATGGCCTTCGGGATCGACGCTGCGGCGCACCGCTCGGCCTTACGGGCCCGAGGCCGGACGGTCGCCGTCCTCGCCTCCGGGGTGGACGTGCCGACGCCGGCGGCGCACCGGCGGCTGTACGAGGAAATCCTCGCAGGGGGAGGGCTCGTCCTCTCCGAAATGCCTCTCGGAACGGCGGCGGAGCGCGGCCTTTTCCCCCTGCGAAACCGCCTTTTGAGCGGCGTAAGTCGCGCCGTCCTCGTCGTGGAGAGCCGCCCCCGCGGCGGAGCGATGCTCACCGCGGAGTGGGCGCAAACACACGGCCGTCTCCTCTTCGCGGTTCCCGGGCCCGTGTTTTCTCCCGCAAGCGAGGGGCCGAACCGCCTTCTCGCCGCGGGAGCCCGTCCCGCCCTCTCCCCGGGCGAAGTCCTCGCGCACCTTTCGTCCGAGAGCCCGGGAGAATTCCGCCCTTCCTCGCAGGCCGAGGGAGCGTTTCGCCCTCCGCCCCCGCAAGACAAAGAAGCGGGTGCCGCACCCGAGTCGCCGTCCGCCCGCCGTGCGTTTGCCCCGGAAGAGCAGGCGATTCTCGCCCGGCTCGGCGCGGCGCCTCGAACGATAGAAGAGCTCCTCCGCGAACTCTCCTTGGAGCCATCGGCGCTTTACGCCCTCCTCATCCGCCTCGAACTTGCGGGGCTCGTCCGGCGGCTTCCCGGCGGGCGCTACGCCCGCGCGGAGGAGAAGTAGCCGGATACGCGCGCGTTTCTGCCGCTTTGCGCGATTGACAAACGGAATCCCCCCTTTCATAATTAGGTGTGAATTTTTTTCCGGTACGCGCGCGTACACCTAGGGTGAACGACCGTAGCTCCGTCAAGGAGGATGGGCGTCTTTGGGAGAGGCGTTGGTCATCGTCGAGTCGCCGGCCAAGGCCAAGACGATTGCGAAGTTCCTCGGGCGCGGCGTGCGCGTCGTGGCGTCCATGGGCCACGTACGCGACCTACCGAAGAGCCAGCTCGGGGTAGACATCGAAAACGGGTTCACCCCGAAATACATCACGATCCGCGGGAAGGGGCAGGTGCTCAAGGAACTCAAGGAGCGCGCGAAAAAGGCGGAGAAGATCTACCTCGCCTCCGACCCAGACCGCGAAGGTGAGGCGATCGCCTGGCACCTCGCCCAGTACCTCGGCCTCGACCCCAATTCTCCGATTCGCGTCGTCTTCCACGAAATCACGAAGCCGGCGGTGCAGGCGTCCTTTCGCGAACCGCGGGCTATCGACCAGCGGCTCGTAGACGCGCAGCAGGCGCGCCGGATTCTCGATCGCCTCGTGGGATACAAGCTCTCGCCTCTTCTCTGGCAAAAGGTCAAGCGCGGGCTTTCGGCGGGGCGCGTGCAGTCTGCGGCCCTCAAGCTCGTCGTCGACCGGGAGCGAGAAATTGAGGCGTTCGTTCCCGAAGAGTACTGGACCCTCACGGCCTACCTGCGGGCGGGCGAAGGGGAGTTCTCCGCGGAATTCGTGGGCTTCGGCGAAGACAAGGTCCCCCTTCGTTCCCGGGAGGACGTGGACGCCGTCCTCCGGAAACTCGAGGGTGCGGAGTTCGTCGTCGCCGCCGTGGAGACGAAGCCGCGTCGGCGCTCGGCGCCGCCGCCGTTTACGACGAGCACGCTGCAACAGGAAGCCTCTAAGCGCTTGGGCTTTCGTCCGGCGCGCACGATGCGCGTGGCCCAAGAGCTCTACGAAGGTCTTCCCGTAGGCGACGAGGGCCCTGTGGGTCTCATCACCTACATGCGCACGGATTCCACCCGCCTTTCTCCCCTTGCCGTCGAGGCGGGCCAGGCCTTCATCCGCGAGACGTACGGTTCGGAATACGTGGGGCAGGTGAGCGCGGGCAAAAAGCGCGAGAACGTCCAGGACGCCCACGAGGCAATTCGCCCTACGGACGTCCGGCGGACGCCGGAAGCCGTAAAGCCGTACCTCTCTCGCGACCAGTACCGCCTGTACAAGCTCATCTGGGAGAGGTTCGTGGCGAGCCTCATGGCTCCGGCGGTGTACAACGCTACGAGCGCCACGCTTGCCGCGGGAGAGGCGCGCTTTCGGGCGAGCGGGTCCGTCCTCGTCTTCCCCGGTTTCCTCCGGGTGTACGCGGACGTAAAGGAAGACGCCGCCGAAAAGGAAAGGGAAGAGGAACGCTCCCTGCCGCCCCTCGCCGCAGGGGAACGTCTCGAACTCCTTCGCTTCGAGCCCAAGCAGCACTTCACCCAACCGCCCGCGCGCTACACGGAAGCGCAGCTCGTCAAGGCCATGGAGGAACTCGGAATTGGACGCCCGAGTACCTACGCCCCCACCCTCGAAACCCTGACGAAGCGGCGCTACGTGGTCCTCGAAGATCGCCGCCTCCGTCCTACGGAACTCGGGCGCCTGGTCACGGAGCTCCTCGAGGGGCACTTCCCGGAAATCGTCGACGTAGGCTTTACCGCCAACCTCGAGTCCCAGCTCGACCAAATCGAGGAGGGTAAGCTTCCGTGGCGCCGGGTGCTCGAGGAGTTTTACGCGTGGTTTTCCGAACGCCTTCGGGAGGCCGAACGCACGATCGCCCGCGTCGAACTCGCGCCGCAGTACGCGGGGGAAAATTGCCCCGTGTGTGGACGCCCGCTCGTCATCAAGGAAGGCAGGTACGGGCCCTTCTTGGCCTGCTCCGGCTACCCCGAGTGCACGTACACCCGCCCGCTCCTTAAGTCCCTGGACATCCCATGCCCCAAGTGCAAGCAGGGGGTGCTCGTGGAACGCCGGAGTCGCAAGGGGCGGGTGTTTTACGGGTGCAGCCGCTACCCGGAGTGCGACTTCGTCGTGTGGCAAAAGCCCGATCCCACCCCTTGTCCCGTATGCGGCGGCCTCCTCGTCATCGAGCGCAACGGTCGACTCCGCTGCACTTCCTGTGGGGCCACGTTCACCCGAGAGGAGCTCGAACGGGGCAAAGCTCCGGAGGTGGAGAGCCCGGAACGCCCCCTCATCTCAGAAGGAGCGCACACCGACGAGGCGCGCGAAGCCCTTTCGGCGGGATCGCCGGAGGGGAGAAAGGGTTCGGCAAAGCGGAAGGGTTGAGCTTGGGGAGCCGTAGGGAGTTCGATCGCTCGGCCCGCGTCCGCCTGCGTCCCCGCGGGGGGAGTCCGGTTCGGGGAAGCGTCAAACCTGAATCCTCGGGTACGAAAAGCGTGAAACAACCGGAGATCGAGAAAACGAGATCTCTCCTCTCGGATCTTGCATTGGATTCGGAACTGTGATACGATTTGTCTACGGAGGCGGGACACGTGAGGCGAGATCTCGAGCTTTGGCGCACGCGTTTTCTCCACGCCCTCCGGTACGAGCGCGGGCTTGCCCCGCGCACGGTGCGCGCGTATGGAACGGACGTGGCCGATTTTCTCGCCTTCCTTCGCGCGGTGGGCGGCGATCCGGGAGGAGAATCCCCCTCCCCATCCGGGGAAGGCGAGGCTCCGTCCGGTACGTCCATCGGATTCCCTGGAGAACCCCGGGAAACTCGGACGTTGGCCCGGCGTTACGTCCGGCAGATGCTCGAGCGCGGACGTAGCCGGACCACGGTGGCGCGGCGCCTCGTGTCCTTGCGGGCGTTTTTCGCCTACCTCGTAGACCAAGGTGTCGTGGAAAGCAATCCCTTCCTCGGAATCAAGCCCCCCAAGCCGGGGAAGCGCCTCCCCAAGGTGCTCGCCCCGTCGGAAGTCCGCCGGATGCTCGAAGCGCCCGATCCGCGCTCACCCGTGGGGCTCCGCGACCGCGCGCTTTTGGAAACGCTGTACTCCTCGGGGGCACGTGTGGGGGAGGTCGTCGGCCTGCGCGTCGGAGACCTGGACCTTCGGGAAGGCAAGGCCCGCGTCCTCGGCAAAGGGGGAAAAGAGCGCTTGGTTCCTCTGGGAAGGTATGCCGTAGAGGCGCTCGACCTCTACCTCGTCGCGGGACGGCCTAGGCTTTTGGGCGATCGCGAAGACCTGGGGTACGTCTTCTTGAGCGTTCGCGGTCGGCCGTTGGGGGATCGCGACGTGCGGCGTATCGTAGAACGTACGGCGCTCGGAGTGCTGGGCGCGGAACCGGTTACACCTCACACCTTCCGCCACACCTTTGCCACGCACCTGCTCGACGGGGGGGCGGATCTCCGCACGGTACAGGAGCTTCTCGGCCACGCGAGCATTGGCACGACGCAAGTCTACACCCACGTATCCCAAGCACGGCTGCGGGAAACGTACAGGCGGACGCATCCGCGCGCGTAGGAGGTGATGGGGTGCGCATTCACGGTACGACGATCGTCGCCGTGCGCAAGGACGGAAGGGCCGCTATGGCCGGCGACGGGCAGGTGACCTTCGGTCAGGCGACGGTCCTCAAGCACGGGGCGCGCAAGGTACGTCGGCTGTACGGAGGTAAGGTGCTCGCCGGCTTTGCCGGTGCCGTCGCCGATGCGATTACCCTCTTCGAACGCTTCGAGGGCAAACTCGAGGCCCACCACGGGAACCTCGCCCGCGCCGCCGTCGAGCTTTCCAAGGAATGGCGAACGGACCGTTACCTCCGGCGTCTGGAAGCGCTCCTCGTCGTCGTGGACCGCGAGGCGATGTTTCTCCTCTCGGGAAGCGGGGAGGTGCTCGAGCCCGACGACGGAATTCTCGCCGTCGGCTCCGGGGGAGCCTACGCCCTCGCCGCCGCCCGGGCCCTCATGCGCAACGCTCCCGATCTCACCGCGGCGGACATCGCCCGGAAGTCCCTCGAAATCGCCTCCGAGATCTGCGTGTATACGAACGACCGCATCGTCGTCGAGGAGCTCGGGTAGGAGACGTCGGTCGGGTGTCGCGCGCGGACGGCGGTGTCCCCTCGTCCGCCCTGGAAGGGATCGGAGCGCCTACGTGACAAAACATGTCGAAGCGGGAGGAGTCGGTTCCCGTGAGTGAACGCGAACTCACCCCCCGGCGCATCGTGGAGGAGCTCGACAAGTACATCGTTGGCCAGCGGGCGGCGAAGCGGGCCGTCGCCGTAGCCCTGCGCAATCGCTACCGCAGGAGCCTCCTGCCGCCGGAACTTCGCGAAGAAATCGCCCCGAAGAACATCCTCATGATCGGCCCCACGGGTGTGGGGAAAACGGAAATCGCCCGGCGACTCGCGCGCATCGTAGGCGCCCCTTTCGTGAAGGTAGAGGCGACGAAGTTCACGGAAGTCGGCTACGTCGGCCGCGACGTGGAGTCCATGGTGCGGGATCTCGTGGATACGGCGGTGCACATGGTGCGGGCGCGCAAGGTGGAGGCCGTTCGCCGGCGCGCGGAACTCCTCGCCGAGGAACGGCTCGTGGATCTCCTCACGGGCGGACCTAGGGTGCAGAGGGAGTTCCGCAACCCTTTGGAGGTCCTCTTCGGCGGTGGTGAGGCCCCGCGCGAACGGGTACAAGACGCTGCGAACGAGGAGGCGCGTCGCAACGTGCGCGAGGCGCTGCGCGCCGGCCGGATGGAGGACGTCCTCGTGGAGGTGGAGGTCGAAGAGGAAGGGAATGCCTTCTTGTTCGACTGGTTTCAAGGCCAGGGGCTCGAGCAGATCGGCATGAACATGCAGGAGATGCTCCGCAGCATGTTTCCCCGCCGCACGAAGCGGCGCAAACTCACCGTCCGCGAGGCACGCCCCCTCCTCATTCAAGAGGAGGCGCAAAAGCTCATCGACATGGACGAGGTGCGGGACGAGGCGCTTCGCCTAGCGGAAGAGCACGGGATCATCTTTCTCGACGAGATCGACAAGATCGCGGGGCGGGAGGGGAGCGTAGGTCCGGACGTCTCCCGCGAGGGCGTACAGCGGGACCTCCTCCCGATCGTGGAGGGGTCTACGGTGATGACCAAGTACGGTCCTGTAAAGACGGACTTCATCTTGTTCATCGCCGCAGGCGCCTTCCACACCGCAAAGCCGAGCGACCTCATTCCCGAACTCCAGGGGCGGTTTCCCGTGCGCGTCGAGCTTGAACCCCTCACGGAAGAGGATTTTGTGCGGATCCTCACGGAGCCCGAAAACGCCCTCATCAAGCAGTACACCGCCCTTTTGGCCACCGAGGGGGTTACCCTGGACTTCACAACTGATGCAATTCGCGCAATTGCTCGTTTGGCGGCAGAAGTGAACGCCCATACTGAAGACATCGGGGCGCGGCGCCTCTACACCCTTCTGGAAAAGCTCCTCGAGGACGTTTCCTTTGAGGCTCCCGAACTTCGGGGCCAGACCGTTCCCATCACGGAAGCCTACGTCCGGGAAAAGCTCGGTCCGCTCGTCGAGCGCAGGGATTTGAGCCGCTACATCTTGTAATAGCGAGAAAGCCTCTAAAGCAAATGCCGATGTTGCCGATGCTATCGGGCGGTGGCGGAATCCCGGCGATTGGGCAAAACTTGTAAGCGAGTAAAGGGGGTTCAACCGATGAGCCTGCTGCAAAAGGTGCGAAAGATCAACCGACTTCTTCAGACGTCTGCCACTACGCACGTAAACTTTCACGAGATGGCCGAAGTCCTCCGGGACACGATCGAGGCCAACGTGTACATTTTGAGCCGCAAGGGGAAGGTGCTCGGGTACTCCCTGCACCACGAAATCGAAAACGAGAGGATGAAGGAAATCCTCTCCGAGCGCCGCTTCCCCGAGTGGTACAACGAAGAGCTCCTCAAGGTCACGGAGACGCGGACGAACATCCCCATTGAGGACGTGCTTACGGCTTTCCCCGTGGAAATGAAAGACGAGTTCAAGGACGGGCTTACGACCGTCGTCCCGATCGTGGGCGCCGGCGACCGCCTGGGTACGCTTGTCCTTGCCCGACTCCACAAAGAATTTACGGAGGATGACCTCGTGCTCGCCGAATACGGGGCGACCGTCGTCGGCACGGAAATCCTGCGCGAGCGCGCCGAAATGATCGAACAAGATGCGCGCAACCGCGCCATCGTGCAGATGGCCATAAGCTCCCTTTCCTACAGCGAGCTCGAAGCTGTGGAGCACATTTTCGAAGAACTCGGGGGTACGGAGGGTCTCCTCGTGGCGAGCAAGATCGCCGACCGCGTGGGGATTACCCGTTCCGTGATCGTAAACGCCCTGCGCAAGTTGGAAAGCGCCGGCGTGATCGAGTCCCGTTCTCTGGGGATGAAGGGGACGTACATCAAGATCCTCAACGACAAGCTCCTGGAAGAGCTCGCCAAGGTGCGGAGCTGATCCCTCGTCGTCGTGGCTAAGGGTGTAGGCGGGATTCACGGAGGAGGACGTGGGTCCCGCCTTTTTCTTTTTCTTAGGAAATTCTTCTCTCATACAATGTGCCGGTATTTCGAGTCTTAGGACTTTGGGCCAACGAAGACGGGAAATCTCGGGGGATTTGAGCCTTTTAATCTATTGCGGGACGGAAGGAGTTTCCATACCCTTAGGCGTAGAGGATTCGGTCTCTTTGTGTCGAAAAAGGATGTACAAGGGCGGGCCGGGGGTGAACATCCAGCCAAAGGAGGGAGAGGATGGGCGTAAGTCCCGTGACCGACGCCCTACACCGTGCGGTTCGCGTTTCGTTTGCCGTGCGCGACGTCGCGGCGCACAACCTGGCCAACGCGGATACCCCCGGGTACAAGCGGTTTGCCGCGGTGTTGGCGGAGGTAGACCGCGGCGCAGAGGGAAAAGGTTCGTGGGAGGCCCGCCGCACGGACGTTCGACACTTTCCCTTTTTCGCAGAGAAATCCGGAGAGGCTCCTCCGGTACGCGTCGTCCGGGACGAGACCACGAGCGCGCGGCTCAACGGAAACAACGTAGACGTGGATGCGGAGCTCGTCCGTCTCATGGACGAGCAGCTCCGCGCCTACACCCTCCTCGGTCTTCTCGGGCAGACGTACGCCCGCTACCGCGATGCCTTGCGCGGTTCGTGAGGTGCGAAAGGCCCTTCGCGCGCAAGGCGCTTTCCGCCGAAGGACGCAGGGGGTGAAACGCGGTGTTCCTCTCCTCGTTTCGCATCAGCGGGTCCGCGATTACGGCGGGACGGCTTCGCCTGGACCTCATTGCGGAAAACCTGGCCAACGCCGATTCGACCCGGGTAGACGGGCGGGAAGGCCCGTACCGGCGAAAGCTGGCCGTATTTGAAGCGGTCGAAGGGGGAGGCTTTGCCGACGCCTTGGCGGCCGCCTCGTCTTCTCTCGGGGGAGTACACGTGCGGGCCGTCGTAGAAGATCCCGCCCCGCCCAAGTTGGTCTACGATCCTGAGCATCCGGACGCGGAGGCGGACGGCTACGTACGCTACCCCAACGTCGACGCCCCCAAGGAAATGGCCGATCTCTTGGCGGCGCAAAGGTACTACGAGCTCAACGCAAACGTCCTCGACGCGTCCAAGGCATTGGTTCAGCGGCTTCTCGACCTCGGCCGTGCCTAGGCCCGAAGGAGGTGGCGTCCCGAGGAGTTGTGCCTCGGGCATTCGATGGACAAGCTCGTTTCCTTACCCGGAAGCGCTTCCGGCCTTCTGCGCCCGATCGAAGGGGGCGCGAGCTCCTCGAGATTTGACGAAGCGTCGGGCTTTGCCGCGAACCTCCGTGATGCCCTACGCGAAATCGAAAGAAGCGAGCGTGAGGTTGCCGCGCTTTCCCAACGCGTGGCCGCCGGGGAACCCGTGCCCGTGGAGGAAGTCATCCTCAAGAGTCAGGAACTCACCTTCCTCGTACTTGCGGCGGCGGAGGTGCGCAACCGCGTGATCGAGGCGTACCACGACCTCATGCGCATGCCGCTCTAGGCGGGGGTTTCGGGGATGGGAGAAATCGGACAAAGCATCCGGCAGATCGCGTCGCGGTTGGTGTCGTGGTACGGATCCCTTTCCCGAGGAGCGCGGATCGTCGGGATCTTCGGCATCGTCTTTTTCTTTCTCCTTCTCGTGTACCTCCTCTACGCCGTAAAGCACGTGGACTATGTCCCCACCTATCGCAACCTATCGGAACGGGAAACCGGTGAAATCGCCGCCCGCCTTAAGGAACTCGGGGTACGCTATCGCATCACCGCCGACGGTCGCGGGATCGACGTCGAGCGCGACCGGGCGACGGAAGTCAAGGTCGCCCTCGCCAAGGAGGGAATCCCCCATCAGGGGACGATCACCCTCGAGGATCTCCTCAAGGGTTCCCCCTTCGGGTATTCCGAACGCGAGTTCAACGCTCTCACGCGGGAGGCGCGGCAGAACGCCTTGCGCAACCTCCTCGTTCGTGGGATTCGGGGGATCCGCGACGCACAGGTCCTCCTCGTGGAGCCGGAGCCGAGCATCTGGGTGAGCGACACCCCCCGAAGCGCTTCTGCGTCTGTCGTCCTCACCCTCGAGCCCGGGGTGGTCCTCACCCCCGAACAGGTGCGCGCCATCTACCACCTCATCGCCCACAGCGTTCCCAACCTCCCCGTGGAGAACATCGCCCTCACGGACCAAAGCGGTCGCCTCCTCGATCCGGGGGACGGGGTAGGGGGCGTGGACCAACTCCTCGCCGTGCGCCGACGTCTCGAGCAGGAAACCCAGCAGAGCATCGAACGCCTTCTCGCGCCCATGCTCGCCGGTCGGGGGGAAGCCACCGTGCAGGTGACGTTGGCGCTCGACTTTTCCAAAGAGCAGCGCGAGGAGCAGCGCGTCGAACCTCAGGGCTCGGGAGACACCGGAGTGGTTTTGAGCCGGGAGACGCAGGAAGAAACGTGGAAGGGAGGGCCGCCGCCCGCGGCAGGGGTGCCCGGGGTCGGTGCCAACGAGCCGCCCACGTACCAGGCTCCGGCGGGAGGCGGCGGAGGCGGCGAAGGGTCGAGGCGCAGCGAACGCGTGAACTACGAGGTGACGCGCGTCCACCAAATCCGGGAAGCCCAGCCCTTCCGCGTACGCAGCGTGGCGGTGAACGTCGCCGTCGGTCTCCCCGATCCCACCGCTCCGGAGGCGCAGAGGCTCAAAGAAGATATCCAGGCGGCGGTAGGCCAAGTGGCGGGCGCCCTTGTCGACACGCCGGGAGGGAGCGCCCAGGCCACCGTCCTCTTGTACGCCCGGACGTCACACCCGGCGCAGGCGCCCGGAGCGGCCCCCGGAGGTTGGCCGGGCGGTGTGTGGGTGTGGGCCTTCGGCGCGGGGCTCCTCCTTCTCCTCGCTGGCGGTCTCTTCTTCCTCCGCCGTCGGCGGGAGGAGGTTTCGGTACCGCCGCCCTCCGCGGTCGAGGTTCCGCCGAAGGAGGCCGCGCGGAGCGAAGAACCTCTCGTCCTCGAGGTTACCGACGAGGAGCGGATGCTTCGGCAGCTCGCCCGTCTGGCCGAAGAGCGGCCCAAGGAGTTCGCTCAAATCTTGCGCGCCTGGCTTAAGGAAGAAGCCTGAAGCGGCGTTCAGGGGGTGGCAGAGATGCCCCGCTCGACTAAGGAACTCACGGGCAAGGAAAAGGCGGCGGTGCTCCTCATAGGCCTCGGGCCGGAGGTTTCGGCCAAGGTCCTTCGGCACCTCACGGACGAGGAGATCGAGGAGCTCACCCTCGAAATCGCCGCCACGCGGCACGTCCCCTCCGAACTCCGCAACCAGATCATCAAGGAATTTCACGAACTCGTCCTCGCCCAGACCTACATCGCGGAAGGCGGAATCTCCTATGCCCGCGAGGTGCTGGAAAAGGCGCTCGGTCGCGACAAGGCCGTGGATATCCTAAAGCGGCTCACCTCCATGCTCCAGGTGCGCCCCTTCGACTTCCTCAAACAGACGGATTCCATGCAGCTTCTCCACTACCTCCAGGAAGAACATCCCCAGACGATCGCTCTCGTCCTCTCGTATTTGGAGCCAAAGCAGGCGGCGGAAATCCTCGCCTCGCTTCCGCCCGAACGCCAAGGGGACATCGCCTTTCGCATGGCGACGATGCGCGGGGCGAGTCCGGAGGCGATCTACGAGGTGGAGCGGATCCTCGAGCAAAAGCTCGCCTCTACGGGAATCGCGGACATCACGCAGGTGGGCGGCGTGGACGCAGTCGTGCAGATCTTGAACCTCGTCGACCGCTCCACGGAGCGCGCGATCCTCGAGCAGTTGGAAACGACGGACCCCGAACTCGCGGAGGAAATCAAGAAGCGGATGTTCGTCTTCGAGGACATCGTGCTCTTGGACAACCGCTCGATCCAAAAGGTGATCCGTGAAGTGCCGCAGGAAGACCTCGTCCTCGCCCTCAAGGGGGCGAGCGAAGAGGTGCGCCAGCTCCTCTTTCGAAACATGTCGCAGCGCATGGCGGAGAGCATCCGCGAGGAGATGGAGTACATGGGCCCCGTGCGCCTCCGCGACGTAGAAGAGGCACAAGGCCGCATCGTCGGCGTGATCCGCCGGCTCGAGGAACTCGGCGAGATCTACGTGCGGCGCGGAGGGGAGGATGAGCTCATTGAGTGAGGCGACGGGTCTCTTCAAAGGTCCCGGGGTCGAACGGGCGTCCCCTTTGCGCCTCGACCCACCGGCCCCCTTCCGCGAATTTCCGGAGGATCGGAAACCGCAGGCGCCCGACGGAGCCGGCGGATCGCGTCTCGAGTCGCTC from Brockia lithotrophica encodes the following:
- the dprA gene encoding DNA-processing protein DprA, yielding MTEADLLAAAVLHGVHGVGQRRLWRVYELLSGAFHLLCTREGWERVRAGRALPEDVLRAAEEHFARICGGGEVPPKPRDVRILWWGDSEYPRGLREISDPPFLLYARGDLDALALPPVAVVGTRRPTAYGLLVAERFAAGFVAEGAAVVSGMAFGIDAAAHRSALRARGRTVAVLASGVDVPTPAAHRRLYEEILAGGGLVLSEMPLGTAAERGLFPLRNRLLSGVSRAVLVVESRPRGGAMLTAEWAQTHGRLLFAVPGPVFSPASEGPNRLLAAGARPALSPGEVLAHLSSESPGEFRPSSQAEGAFRPPPPQDKEAGAAPESPSARRAFAPEEQAILARLGAAPRTIEELLRELSLEPSALYALLIRLELAGLVRRLPGGRYARAEEK
- the topA gene encoding type I DNA topoisomerase, translated to MGEALVIVESPAKAKTIAKFLGRGVRVVASMGHVRDLPKSQLGVDIENGFTPKYITIRGKGQVLKELKERAKKAEKIYLASDPDREGEAIAWHLAQYLGLDPNSPIRVVFHEITKPAVQASFREPRAIDQRLVDAQQARRILDRLVGYKLSPLLWQKVKRGLSAGRVQSAALKLVVDREREIEAFVPEEYWTLTAYLRAGEGEFSAEFVGFGEDKVPLRSREDVDAVLRKLEGAEFVVAAVETKPRRRSAPPPFTTSTLQQEASKRLGFRPARTMRVAQELYEGLPVGDEGPVGLITYMRTDSTRLSPLAVEAGQAFIRETYGSEYVGQVSAGKKRENVQDAHEAIRPTDVRRTPEAVKPYLSRDQYRLYKLIWERFVASLMAPAVYNATSATLAAGEARFRASGSVLVFPGFLRVYADVKEDAAEKEREEERSLPPLAAGERLELLRFEPKQHFTQPPARYTEAQLVKAMEELGIGRPSTYAPTLETLTKRRYVVLEDRRLRPTELGRLVTELLEGHFPEIVDVGFTANLESQLDQIEEGKLPWRRVLEEFYAWFSERLREAERTIARVELAPQYAGENCPVCGRPLVIKEGRYGPFLACSGYPECTYTRPLLKSLDIPCPKCKQGVLVERRSRKGRVFYGCSRYPECDFVVWQKPDPTPCPVCGGLLVIERNGRLRCTSCGATFTREELERGKAPEVESPERPLISEGAHTDEAREALSAGSPEGRKGSAKRKG
- a CDS encoding site-specific tyrosine recombinase, which codes for MRRDLELWRTRFLHALRYERGLAPRTVRAYGTDVADFLAFLRAVGGDPGGESPSPSGEGEAPSGTSIGFPGEPRETRTLARRYVRQMLERGRSRTTVARRLVSLRAFFAYLVDQGVVESNPFLGIKPPKPGKRLPKVLAPSEVRRMLEAPDPRSPVGLRDRALLETLYSSGARVGEVVGLRVGDLDLREGKARVLGKGGKERLVPLGRYAVEALDLYLVAGRPRLLGDREDLGYVFLSVRGRPLGDRDVRRIVERTALGVLGAEPVTPHTFRHTFATHLLDGGADLRTVQELLGHASIGTTQVYTHVSQARLRETYRRTHPRA
- the hslV gene encoding ATP-dependent protease subunit HslV, coding for MRIHGTTIVAVRKDGRAAMAGDGQVTFGQATVLKHGARKVRRLYGGKVLAGFAGAVADAITLFERFEGKLEAHHGNLARAAVELSKEWRTDRYLRRLEALLVVVDREAMFLLSGSGEVLEPDDGILAVGSGGAYALAAARALMRNAPDLTAADIARKSLEIASEICVYTNDRIVVEELG
- the hslU gene encoding ATP-dependent protease ATPase subunit HslU — encoded protein: MSKREESVPVSERELTPRRIVEELDKYIVGQRAAKRAVAVALRNRYRRSLLPPELREEIAPKNILMIGPTGVGKTEIARRLARIVGAPFVKVEATKFTEVGYVGRDVESMVRDLVDTAVHMVRARKVEAVRRRAELLAEERLVDLLTGGPRVQREFRNPLEVLFGGGEAPRERVQDAANEEARRNVREALRAGRMEDVLVEVEVEEEGNAFLFDWFQGQGLEQIGMNMQEMLRSMFPRRTKRRKLTVREARPLLIQEEAQKLIDMDEVRDEALRLAEEHGIIFLDEIDKIAGREGSVGPDVSREGVQRDLLPIVEGSTVMTKYGPVKTDFILFIAAGAFHTAKPSDLIPELQGRFPVRVELEPLTEEDFVRILTEPENALIKQYTALLATEGVTLDFTTDAIRAIARLAAEVNAHTEDIGARRLYTLLEKLLEDVSFEAPELRGQTVPITEAYVREKLGPLVERRDLSRYIL
- the codY gene encoding GTP-sensing pleiotropic transcriptional regulator CodY, which gives rise to MSLLQKVRKINRLLQTSATTHVNFHEMAEVLRDTIEANVYILSRKGKVLGYSLHHEIENERMKEILSERRFPEWYNEELLKVTETRTNIPIEDVLTAFPVEMKDEFKDGLTTVVPIVGAGDRLGTLVLARLHKEFTEDDLVLAEYGATVVGTEILRERAEMIEQDARNRAIVQMAISSLSYSELEAVEHIFEELGGTEGLLVASKIADRVGITRSVIVNALRKLESAGVIESRSLGMKGTYIKILNDKLLEELAKVRS
- the flgB gene encoding flagellar basal body rod protein FlgB; protein product: MGVSPVTDALHRAVRVSFAVRDVAAHNLANADTPGYKRFAAVLAEVDRGAEGKGSWEARRTDVRHFPFFAEKSGEAPPVRVVRDETTSARLNGNNVDVDAELVRLMDEQLRAYTLLGLLGQTYARYRDALRGS
- the flgC gene encoding flagellar basal body rod protein FlgC, producing the protein MFLSSFRISGSAITAGRLRLDLIAENLANADSTRVDGREGPYRRKLAVFEAVEGGGFADALAAASSSLGGVHVRAVVEDPAPPKLVYDPEHPDAEADGYVRYPNVDAPKEMADLLAAQRYYELNANVLDASKALVQRLLDLGRA
- a CDS encoding flagellar hook-basal body complex protein FliE: MCLGHSMDKLVSLPGSASGLLRPIEGGASSSRFDEASGFAANLRDALREIERSEREVAALSQRVAAGEPVPVEEVILKSQELTFLVLAAAEVRNRVIEAYHDLMRMPL
- the fliF gene encoding flagellar basal-body MS-ring/collar protein FliF, whose translation is MGEIGQSIRQIASRLVSWYGSLSRGARIVGIFGIVFFFLLLVYLLYAVKHVDYVPTYRNLSERETGEIAARLKELGVRYRITADGRGIDVERDRATEVKVALAKEGIPHQGTITLEDLLKGSPFGYSEREFNALTREARQNALRNLLVRGIRGIRDAQVLLVEPEPSIWVSDTPRSASASVVLTLEPGVVLTPEQVRAIYHLIAHSVPNLPVENIALTDQSGRLLDPGDGVGGVDQLLAVRRRLEQETQQSIERLLAPMLAGRGEATVQVTLALDFSKEQREEQRVEPQGSGDTGVVLSRETQEETWKGGPPPAAGVPGVGANEPPTYQAPAGGGGGGEGSRRSERVNYEVTRVHQIREAQPFRVRSVAVNVAVGLPDPTAPEAQRLKEDIQAAVGQVAGALVDTPGGSAQATVLLYARTSHPAQAPGAAPGGWPGGVWVWAFGAGLLLLLAGGLFFLRRRREEVSVPPPSAVEVPPKEAARSEEPLVLEVTDEERMLRQLARLAEERPKEFAQILRAWLKEEA